The genomic segment CTACTGGAATCCCAACATCACGAGCGACACACTGGAGTTCGTCGCCTCAGAGATTCCCGGCGAATGCCGCATCATCGTTGAAGGAGTGACCAGCGAAGGCAGACTGATTCACGAAGAGCATCTCGTCAAGGTGGGAAATACGCTCCCTGAATAATTCTGTGGAGGAAAAGTGTTATTTGAAAAAGAATTCCTATCTTTGCAGAAAGATTATTAACGTAATAACAGATATCGAGAAATGAAAACGATTTATGAATTCTCTGTCAAGGACAGAAAAGGACAAGACGTATCGCTCAGAGCATACGCAAACGAAGTTGTACTCATCGTTAATACCGCCACGAAATGTGGATTCACTCCGCAATATGACGAACTGGAAAAACTGTATGAGAAATATCATGCCGAAGGGTTTGAGGTGCTGGACTTCCCCTGCAACCAGTTCGGTCAGCAGGCACCAGGCACCGACGAGTCGATTCACGAGTTTTGCAAACTGACATTCGGGACGAAATTCTCGCGCTTCAAGAAAGTGAAAGTGAACGGTGAGGATGCTGACCCGCTCTTCAAATTCCTTAAAGAACAAAAAGGTTTCGCCGGTTGGGACATGGAACATCCGATAGCTCACATCCTCGACGACATGCTGTCGAAAGAAGACCCTGACTACAAGGAGAAATCAGACATCAAATGGAACTTCACCAAATTCCTTGTCAACAAGAAGGGACAGGTCGTTGCTCGTTTCGAACCGACAGAGAAGATAGAGAATATCGAGAAGCAGATTGTTGAACTGCTGAAAGCTTAAAATCCCCAGCAAAGAAGTTATATGGAACACGTTAAATGTTTGATAATCGGCAGCGGACCTGCCGGTTACACTGCTGCCATCTACGCCGGACGCGCCAACATCAATCCCGTACTCTATTGCGGACTGCAGATGGGTGGTCAACTGACGCAGACAACCATCGTTGAGAACTTCCCCGGCTATCCCGAAGGGGTGGATGCCAACCAGATGATGATGGAGTTTCGTCAGCAGGCGGAGCGTTTCGGTGCCGATATTCGCGACGGCATCATCGTGAAAGCCGACTTCTCGAAACGTCCCTATCGGCTGACGACCGACCGCAATGACGAACTCGAAGCCGACACGGTCATCATCGCTACCGGTGCCAGTGCCAAATATCTGGGGCTGGACGACGAAAAGAAATACAACGGTCAGGGTGTCAGCGCCTGTGCCACCTGCGACGGTTTCTTCTATCGCAAGAAAGTCGTTGCCGTGGTCGGTGGCGG from the Prevotella sp. Rep29 genome contains:
- a CDS encoding glutathione peroxidase; protein product: MKTIYEFSVKDRKGQDVSLRAYANEVVLIVNTATKCGFTPQYDELEKLYEKYHAEGFEVLDFPCNQFGQQAPGTDESIHEFCKLTFGTKFSRFKKVKVNGEDADPLFKFLKEQKGFAGWDMEHPIAHILDDMLSKEDPDYKEKSDIKWNFTKFLVNKKGQVVARFEPTEKIENIEKQIVELLKA